A DNA window from Arachis duranensis cultivar V14167 chromosome 3, aradu.V14167.gnm2.J7QH, whole genome shotgun sequence contains the following coding sequences:
- the LOC107477792 gene encoding mitogen-activated protein kinase kinase kinase 18: protein MEWSRGHTIGHGSSATVSIATRREGCRVFAAKSSELCNSESLQREQRILSSLCSPYVVNFKGSDITMENNKLYYNLFMEYMPFGTLSSEINRHGGRLDEAKIKTYTRQIVQGLEYIHSKGLVHCDIKCSNILIGTEGAKIGDLGCAKSVVDPRISGTPMLMAPEAVRGEDQGCASDIWSLGCTIIEMAKGEAAWPNLLDPFCVLYHIAYSGEVPEIPWFLSEEGKDFLGKCLRWNPEERCTATQLLNHPFLNSKVESNSTSPTSILEHGFWSCVEEGSHTTRTTSLGDLPPDRVRMLGLCSEESCWASWNDDGNWITIRGNECDSWGEGVFRNFGSETASSSNGGLDLKELVESNVSGRIWSKQ from the coding sequence ATGGAGTGGAGTAGAGGACACACTATAGGCCATGGATCCTCAGCTACCGTATCTATAGCCACCCGCCGTGAGGGCTGCCGTGTATTCGCCGCGAAGTCATCGGAGCTATGCAATTCAGAATCTTTACAAAGAGAACAGAGGATTTTATCTTCTCTATGCTCTCCTTATGTGGTTAATTTCAAAGGGAGTGACATAACCATGGAGAACAACAAGCTCTACTACAATCTCTTCATGGAGTACATGCCATTCGGAACCCTTTCCTCGGAAATTAACCGGCACGGCGGCCGGCTCGATGAGGCAAAAATTAAGACCTACACAAGGCAAATTGTGCAGGGGCTAGAGTATATACACTCTAAAGGGTTGGTACATTGTGACATAAAATGTTCCAACATCTTAATTGGCACCGAAGGCGCCAAAATTGGTGACTTGGGATGCGCCAAGAGTGTCGTGGATCCGCGAATCAGCGGCACTCCGATGTTGATGGCGCCGGAAGCGGTGCGGGGAGAGGATCAAGGGTGTGCTAGTGATATTTGGTCACTTGGGTGCACCATAATTGAAATGGCTAAAGGTGAAGCAGCGTGGCCTAATTTGTTGGACCCATTTTGTGTTCTTTATCACATTGCATATTCCGGTGAAGTTCCTGAGATTCCATGGTTTCTATCTGAAGAAGGTAAGGATTTCTTGGGGAAGTGTCTAAGGTGGAATCCAGAAGAGAGGTGTACCGCTACTCAACTTCTTAATCATCCTTTTCTCAATTCCAAGGTggaatcaaattcaacatcgCCAACAAGTATTCTTGAGCATGGGTTTTGGAGCTGTGTGGAAGAAGGTTCTCAcacaacaagaacaacaagcCTTGGGGATTTGCCACCTGACAGGGTTAGAATGTTGGGTTTGTGTTCAGAGGAATCATGTTGGGCATCATGGAATGATGATGGGAACTGGATCACAATTAGAGGGAATGAGTGTGACTCATGGGGTGAAGGGGTTTTTCGTAATTTTGGGTCAGAGACAGCTTCTAGTAGTAATGGTGGTTTGGATCTGAAGGAGTTGGTGGAAAGCAATGTGAGTGGTAGAATTTGGagtaaacaataa
- the LOC107477764 gene encoding uncharacterized protein LOC107477764, with amino-acid sequence MASESSRSSQSRGSTQKKGLLCGYGERPVVQILGTKDNPGRRFWGCVYYEVKEECQFFRWEDPEAETEDPQVARLKRKVVALKTNVKASKWKLKVAAMLGMVGMQYLLNIKMKPEADTLKHNYVT; translated from the exons ATGGCCTCGGAGAGCTCAAGGTCGTCTCAGAGCAGGGGATCTACGCAGAAGAAGGGGCTTCTTTGTGGGTATGGTGAGAGACCGGTGGTGCAAATTTTGGGAACGAAAGACAATCCAGGTCGACGATTTTGGGGCTGCGTCTACTATGAG GTTAAAGAAGAGTGTCAGTTTTTTCGTTGGGAAGACCCAGAAGCTGAAACCGAAGATCCGCAGGTTGCAAGGTTGAAGAGGAAAGTTGTAGCCCTGAAAACAAACGTGAAGGCATCTAAGTGGAAGTTGAAGGTTGCTGCAATGTTGGGCATGGTTGG TATGCAATACTTGCTCAACATCAAAATGAAACCAGAAGCAGATACATTAAAACACAACTATGTGACCTGA